One Dunckerocampus dactyliophorus isolate RoL2022-P2 chromosome 18, RoL_Ddac_1.1, whole genome shotgun sequence genomic region harbors:
- the LOC129171582 gene encoding trinucleotide repeat-containing gene 6A protein-like isoform X4, whose translation MAPIRDSVSHSPNQTGLEHPGLDSQYEPSPWSSGSPCSSDGNSNWGKVLVDGSTDKANNPSSTHSSVWPPSSSSFSCSSSSSSSGCGSGSDPELASECMDADSSPSTGSEKNFVAIAVTTGMMSANASSSASSPTFTPSSAMIVGVSLNGDGNGNGRQVNGGLGTICGANNGNSNITGPPHLSVAGSGSIDSNNMGNHNKLVNNSSVWGTQPGNTVMTSSGSTTYMNGDSTPNTIHPHANHGAWSQNPTPSPLSQAQRPPQPQGMNSKLGLAPQQGPLLGWGGMAAPDNGSMMEDTEVNNGTSSSNVLGSSNSGNGGLQSANLITESNGPNNTITMNTTTTTTNATMTSSPPNSIASPQMSGECSWGSIGGGSGGLLPNGNTSSAPQCLQGETGGPGTFSTPWDASTYSGDKGPPNSDTVNPQTPALRQAGNSQMSSTAAFKSNNNHHNTGAPRWDQGPAGNPNQWGGGVGSNQIPGSIGPMPGTVNQTAMGSGLGVPRPWGSSASSSSSSSSTSNKMSTAEWGTTHGGNHSDAESHKGSTANNGWKSLEDDAMGMGAGGPGSASLAGVTGGWGRSGGSEGSGESSGGQSSSDREGSLSKGGNRRKANNATPFASVPSRTDVDPRVLSNTGWGQTPIRQNTAWDVNPPTNNQPLAPRADERKHSSGWGTAVPTQAAPTQTSGGSGWGSGPGCTSSDTGSTGWGDQRSTSGWDNKGPASGGGWDDGSSYKGSNNISKDDRSNTWTNAPKPQQSWASNSGNGDEGWCTGGDGARAGSNNHWGDAHKGAGSVGWDSDSDRSGSGCWSEPGRTNTSSSNTWGGSGGSNTPDQSTPNPGSNWGDSVHKSNLQNKSQGWGEPVKNQQGVQNWGDANSKPSHTSNEWGKGPDSNMSRGNNKPTGWLGGPIPTVGQKDEAATGWEEPSPESIRRRMEIDDGTAAWGDPGKYNGGAVNMWNRTSQSDQDGMSSSSQHQSHPSHSSTHPSQPMQPHGQDKSGSSGWGEPYPQQKESSTWGEPTSAPPVTVDNGTSAWGKPVDSNSGWEEPTRDNREPASGWGGRHKSGLGSKPMETWCGEDVSMSNSWDQEEEVEIGMWTNNPQDNRSHDHNTWNYKHRGSNKMNKPVNKADEPWMKPFMNHFSNMSFSRDSDDCMKTGVGMVQDKRMDTMGDFNGVMGKNLGSQHQLPKESTMDRSSYYDKLSVTLSASDEHCSSQSMSISPSNSAQPMPCPDSGPSLAHSSPGVSRQNVNPMLGGSSLAQGRGGLHSQLPHPNYRNQVPPPILPPQVPPSLLKYSGGNGALNPLLGPQQVAVLNQLSQLNQLSQLNQLSQLNQLQRLLLQQQQQQQQKAQSQRVMPVGRPPEQTRPIGSSPSMMQPPRHLDPSLLKQSPALKPYLENYLPHNSPDMQKDASTLGSFSNFPLSLNSNLNVSLDMGVGTNAGGALGYKEPPQSRLKKLWVADPLEQNSKSGAISSGMRLEDSFYDFLSPGPSPLSPAGQSMGSVGDGWPSRANSPPPHGNTVTWPQEFRPGEPWKVYPNIDPETDPYVTPGSVINNLSINTVRDTDHLRDRNNGPSSSLNTTMPSNSAWSSIRASSHSGSLTSTAQSTSARPSESKWSPGGGSVSNSSLAHELWKVPLSPKSLSVAAPSRPPPGLTSQKPSAASSGWDGSALRLGGWGSSDSTYAPGSSWGDSSSSGRTQWLVLKNLTPQIDGSTLRTLCMQHGPLITFHLNLPHGNAVVCYSSKDEAAKAQKSLHMCVLGNTTILAKFASEEEINRFFAQGQSLATPSSGWQAIGSSQSRMDQSHPFPSRAAEPSQWNSSDLHSSSLWGGPNYSSSLWGNPSGTEAGRISSPSPITSFLPVDHLTGSGDSM comes from the exons ATGGCTCCCATTCGGGATTCCGTCAGCCATTCCCCTAATCAAACAG GTCTGGAACATCCTGGCTTGGACTCACAGTATGAGCCCTCTCCCTGGTCTTCTGGCTCTCCCTGCAGTAGTGACGGCAACAGCAACTGGGGAAAAGTGCTAGTGGACGGAAGCACAGACAAAGCCAACAACCCCTCCTCGACTCATTCGTCTGTCTGGCccccttcctcttcttccttctcttgttcctcctcctcttcctcttctggcTGTGGGTCAGGATCAGACCCCGAGTTGGCGTCAGAATGCATGGACGCGGACTCTAGCCCCTCGACTGGCTCAGAGAAAAACTTTGTCGCGATCGCTGTGACGACTGGGATGATGTCAGCAAATGCGTCATCCTCGGCGTCTTCTCCGACATTCACTCCCTCCTCTGCCATGATCGTTGGTGTTTCACTGAATGGAGACGGAAATGGCAATGGTCGTCAGGTTAATGGAGGACTTGGAACAATCTGCGGTGCAAATAACGGAAATAGCAACATTACTGGACCCCCGCACTTGTCTGTGGCTGGGTCCGGCAGTATTGACAGCAATAACATGGGTAACCACAACAAGCTTGTTAATAACAGCAGCGTTTGGGGCACCCAGCCAGGCAACACCGTAATGACTTCCAGCGGAAGCACCACCTACATGAATGGAGACTCGACTCCAAATACCATACACCCACATGCCAACCACGGTGCCTGGTCACAGAATCCAACCCCAAGCCCGTTGTCCCAGGCCCAACGGCCTCCACAGCCTCAGGGGATGAATTCAAAACTGGGTCTCGCACCCCAACAGGGCCCCTTGCTGGGATGGGGTGGTATGGCAGCTCCAGACAACGGCAGTATGATGGAAGACACAGAGGTGAATAATGGTACATCAAGCAGCAATGTGTTAGGAAGCAGCAACAGTGGAAATGGTGGCCTGCAGTCTGCCAACCTTATCACTGAATCAAATGGACCAAATAACACTATAACGatgaatactactactactactactaacgcAACAATGACCTCTAGCCCACCAAACTCTATCGCCTCACCCCAGATGAGCGGGGAATGTTCCTGGGGTTCCATTGGAGGAGGGAGTGGTGGTCTGCTGCCCAATGGAAACACTTCATCAGCCCCCCAGTGTCTCCAAGGAGAGACAGGGGGCCCTGGAACCTTCAGTACGCCTTGGGATGCATCTACCTATTCTGGAGATAAGGGTCCCCCAAATTCAGACACTGTGAACCCACAAACCCCTGCCTTAAGGCAGGCGGGGAACTCCCAAATGTCCTCTACTGCTGCTTTTAAGAGTAATAATAACCACCATAACACTGGCGCACCACGCTGGGATCAGGGGCCAGCTGGTAACCCAAATCAGTGGGGTGGGGGCGTCGGTTCAAATCAAATACCAGGCTCTATAGGACCGATGCCAGGAACTGTCAACCAAACTGCAATGGGCTCTGGTTTAGGAGTACCTCGCCCTTGGGGAAGCAGTgcatcttcttcctcctcttcctcgtctacATCTAACAAGATGTCCACTGCAGAGTGGGGAACAACCCATGGCGGCAACCACTCGGACGCTGAAAGTCATAAAGGAAGCACTGCTAACAACGGCTGGAAAAGCCTGGAGGATGATGCCATGGGCATGGGCGCTGGAGGACCTGGAAGTGCAAGCCTGGCAGGCGTAACAGGAGGCTGGGGTCGCTCTGGAGGAAGTGAGGGAAGCGGTGAGAGCTCTGGAGGCCAGTCCAGCTCGGATAGAGAGGGCAGTCTGTCCAAGGGAGGGAACCGAAGAAAAGCCAACAATGCAACACCATTCGCATCCGTTCCGAGTCGAACCGATGTGGATCCAAGGGTCCTGTCGAACACCGGATGGGGACAAACACCCATACGACAGAACACCGCCTGGGATGTCAATCCTCCTACCAACAATCAGCCGCTGGCTCCCAGAGCAGATGAAAGAAAGCATAGCTCTGGCTGGGGAACAGCAGTACCAacacaggcagctcccacccaGACCTCTGGAGGTTCAGGATGGGGAAGCGGTCCAGGTTGCACAAGCTCAGATACAGGAAGCACTGGTTGGGGGGATCAGAGATCAACTTCTGGGTGGGACAACAAGGGCCCAGCGAGTGGAGGTGGCTGGGATGATGGATCCAGTTACAAAGGGagcaacaacatcagcaaagatGACAG ATCCAATACTTGGACTAATGCGCCCAAACCACAGCAGAGCTGGGCCTCCAATAGTGGAAATGGAGATGAAGGCTGGTGCACTGGAGGAGATGGTGCCAGAGCAGGTTCTAACAACCACTGGGGAGATGCCCACAAAGGGGCCGGTTCAGTAGGCTGGGATAGCGACAGTGACCGCTCTGGTTCTGGATGCTGGAGCGAGCCAGGTcggaccaacaccagcagcagTAACACCTGGGGAGGAAGCGGAGGATCAAATACTCCAGACCAGAGCACTCCAAACCCTGGCTCTAATTGGGGCGACTCTGTCCACAAATccaaccttcaaaataagagccagGGTTGGGGGGAGCCAGTGAAGAACCAGCAGGGTGTCCAGAACTGGGGAGACGCCAATTCGAAGCCCTCTCATACTTCCAACGAGTGGGGGAAAGGTCCAGACTCCAACATGTCACGGGGCAACAACAAGCCTACAG GCTGGTTGGGTGGTCCCATCCCCACAGTGGGTCAAAAGGATGAAGCAGCAACTGGCTGGGAGGAGCCTTCTCCAGAGTCCATTCGTCGAAGGATGGAGATTGATGATGGAACTGCAGCTTGGGGAGATCCTG GTAAATACAATGGGGGAGCTGTGAACATGTGGAACAGAACTAGCCAGTCAGACCAGGACGGCATGAGTTCATCATCTCAACACCAATCTCACCCATCACATAGCTCGACACATCCTTCTCAGCCCATGCAGCCTCATGGCCAAGACAAAAGTGGCAGTTCTG GTTGGGGCGAGCCTTATCCGCAGCAGAAGGAGTCCTCAACATGGGGGGAACCCACTTCTGCGCCGCCTGTTACAGTGGACAATGGAACATCTGCCTGGGGGAAGCCAGTGGACAGTAACTCTGGCTGGGAGGAACCCACCCGGGATAACAGAGAACCTGCATCTGGATGGGGAGGGCGCCATAAGTCTG GTCTTGGTTCCAAGCCAATGGAGACCTGGTGTGGCGAGGATGTGTCTATGAGTAACAGTTGGGACCAGGAAGAGGAAGTAGAGATTGGCATGTGGACCAACAACCCACAGGACAACAGGTCACATGACCACAACACCTGGAACTACAAGCATAGAGGATCCAACAAG ATGAATAAACCAGTCAACAAAGCAGATGAGCCGTGGATGAAACCCTTCATGAATCACTTCAGCAACATGAGCTTTTCT CGGGACTCTGATGATTGCATGAAAACTGGCGTGGGAATGGTGCAGGATAAGCGCATGGACACCATGGGAGATTTTAATGGAGTAATGGGGAAGAACCTTGGGTCTCAACACCAGCTCCCCAAAGAGTCCACCATGGATCGCAGCTCTTATTACGACAAG CTGTCTGTCACCCTCTCAGCTTCTGATGAGCACTGCTCCAGTCAAAGCATGAGCATTTCACCTTCCAATTCCGCTCAGCCTATGCCATGTCCCGACTCTGGGCCGTCTCTTGCCCACTCTAGTCCTGGTGTTTCTCGGCAG AATGTAAACCCAATGTTGGGTGGCAGCAGCTTAGCACAAGGCCGTGGTGGACTGCACTCTCAGCTCCCTCATCCTAACTACCGTAACCAAGTGCCTCCTCCCATTCTACCCCCTCAG GTCCCTCCATCCCTGTTGAAATACTCAGGAGGCAATGGAGCCCTCAACCCTCTGCTAGGCCCTCAGCAGGTCGCTGTGCTTAACCAGCTCTCTCAGCTCAACCAGTTGTCTCAGCTCAACCAGCTGTCCCAGCTCAACCAGCTACAG CGTCTTctcctccagcagcagcagcagcaacaacagaaggCTCAGAGCCAGAGAGTCATGCCTGTGGGACGACCACCTGAGCag ACACGTCCTATTGGTTCATCTCCATCGATGATGCAGCCACCACGTCATCTAGACCCTTCTTTGCTGAAACAGTCCCCAGCCCTGAAACCATACCTGGAGAACTACTTGCCCCACAATAGCCCTGACATGCAGAAGGATGCTTCCACTCTTGGCTCCTTCAGCAACTTCCCTTTAA GCTTGAACTCTAACCTGAATGTATCCCTGGACATGGGTGTTGGTACTAATGCTGGCGGAGCTTTAGGCTACAAAGAGCCACCCCAGTCCAGACTGAAGAAACTGTGGGTTGCTGATCCTCTGGAGCAGAACAGCAAATCTG GTGCTATTTCGTCAGGGATGCGTCTGGAGGACTCCTTTTATGACTTCCTGTCCCCTGGCCCATCCCCCTTGAGTCCTGCCGGCCAATCAATGGGCTCAGTGGGAGATGGCTGGCCGTCCCGTGCCAACTCCCCCCCGCCCCATGGAAACACCGTCACCTGGCCCCAGG AGTTCCGACCTGGCGAACCTTGGAAAGTTTACCCCAACATTGACCCTGAGACTGACCCTTATGTGACTCCTGGTAGTGTCATCAATAACCTCTCCATCAACACCGTCCGTGACACAGACCACCTCAGGGACAGGAACAATG GGCCATCCTCATCACTAAACACCACGATGCCTTCTAACAGTGCCTGGTCATCCATTCGTGCCTCCAGCCACAGCGGTTCCCTCACCAGTACAGCACAAAGCACTTCAG CCAGACCCAGTGAGTCAAAGTGGTCTCCCGGTGGTGGTTCTGTGTCTAACTCCTCTCTGGCCCACGAGCTGTGGAAGGTCCCCCTGTCTCCCAAGTCGCTGTCTGTGGCGGCCCCCTCCAGACCTCCGCCTGGCCTCACCAGTCAGAAGCCCAGCGCTGCCTCCTCTGGCTGGGATGGCTCCGCCCTGaggctcggtgggtggggctcCAGTGACTCCACCTACGCACCTG GTTCCAGTTGGGGCGACAGCAGCAGCTCAGGGAGAACTCAATGGCTCGTTCTGAAAAACCTCACACCTCAG ATTGACGGCTCTACTCTGAGGACTCTGTGTATGCAGCACGGCCCTCTGATCACATTCCACCTCAACCTGCCACATGGTAACGCTGTGGTGTGCTACAGCTCCAAGGATGAGGCAGCCAAGGCCCAAAAGAGCCTGCACAT gtgtgttttggggAACACTACTATCCTGGCCAAGTtcgccagcgaggaggaaatcAACCGTTTCTTTGCACAAGGGCAGTCATTGGCCACTCCCTCCTCGGGCTGGCAGGCCATTGGCTCCTCCCAGAGCAGGATGGATCAGTCCCACCCTTTTCCCAGCCGTGCTGCTGAACCCAGCCAATGGAACAGCAGCGACCTTCACAGCTCCTCCCTGTGGGGCGGGCCCAACTATTCCAGTAGCCTGTGGGGGAACCCCAGTGGCACCGAGGCAGGGAGAATCAGCAGCCCTTCTCCAATCACTTCCTTCCTCCCGGTGGATCACCTGACAGGCAGCGGAGACTCCATGTGA
- the LOC129171582 gene encoding trinucleotide repeat-containing gene 6A protein-like isoform X3, which produces MAPIRDSVSHSPNQTGLEHPGLDSQYEPSPWSSGSPCSSDGNSNWGKVLVDGSTDKANNPSSTHSSVWPPSSSSFSCSSSSSSSGCGSGSDPELASECMDADSSPSTGSEKNFVAIAVTTGMMSANASSSASSPTFTPSSAMIVGVSLNGDGNGNGRQVNGGLGTICGANNGNSNITGPPHLSVAGSGSIDSNNMGNHNKLVNNSSVWGTQPGNTVMTSSGSTTYMNGDSTPNTIHPHANHGAWSQNPTPSPLSQAQRPPQPQGMNSKLGLAPQQGPLLGWGGMAAPDNGSMMEDTEVNNGTSSSNVLGSSNSGNGGLQSANLITESNGPNNTITMNTTTTTTNATMTSSPPNSIASPQMSGECSWGSIGGGSGGLLPNGNTSSAPQCLQGETGGPGTFSTPWDASTYSGDKGPPNSDTVNPQTPALRQAGNSQMSSTAAFKSNNNHHNTGAPRWDQGPAGNPNQWGGGVGSNQIPGSIGPMPGTVNQTAMGSGLGVPRPWGSSASSSSSSSSTSNKMSTAEWGTTHGGNHSDAESHKGSTANNGWKSLEDDAMGMGAGGPGSASLAGVTGGWGRSGGSEGSGESSGGQSSSDREGSLSKGGNRRKANNATPFASVPSRTDVDPRVLSNTGWGQTPIRQNTAWDVNPPTNNQPLAPRADERKHSSGWGTAVPTQAAPTQTSGGSGWGSGPGCTSSDTGSTGWGDQRSTSGWDNKGPASGGGWDDGSSYKGSNNISKDDRSNTWTNAPKPQQSWASNSGNGDEGWCTGGDGARAGSNNHWGDAHKGAGSVGWDSDSDRSGSGCWSEPGRTNTSSSNTWGGSGGSNTPDQSTPNPGSNWGDSVHKSNLQNKSQGWGEPVKNQQGVQNWGDANSKPSHTSNEWGKGPDSNMSRGNNKPTGWLGGPIPTVGQKDEAATGWEEPSPESIRRRMEIDDGTAAWGDPGKYNGGAVNMWNRTSQSDQDGMSSSSQHQSHPSHSSTHPSQPMQPHGQDKSGSSGWGEPYPQQKESSTWGEPTSAPPVTVDNGTSAWGKPVDSNSGWEEPTRDNREPASGWGGRHKSGLGSKPMETWCGEDVSMSNSWDQEEEVEIGMWTNNPQDNRSHDHNTWNYKHRGSNKMNKPVNKADEPWMKPFMNHFSNMSFSRDSDDCMKTGVGMVQDKRMDTMGDFNGVMGKNLGSQHQLPKESTMDRSSYYDKLSVTLSASDEHCSSQSMSISPSNSAQPMPCPDSGPSLAHSSPGVSRQNVNPMLGGSSLAQGRGGLHSQLPHPNYRNQVPPPILPPQVPPSLLKYSGGNGALNPLLGPQQVAVLNQLSQLNQLSQLNQLSQLNQLQRLLLQQQQQQQQKAQSQRVMPVGRPPEQTRPIGSSPSMMQPPRHLDPSLLKQSPALKPYLENYLPHNSPDMQKDASTLGSFSNFPLSLNSNLNVSLDMGVGTNAGGALGYKEPPQSRLKKLWVADPLEQNSKSGAISSGMRLEDSFYDFLSPGPSPLSPAGQSMGSVGDGWPSRANSPPPHGNTVTWPQEFRPGEPWKVYPNIDPETDPYVTPGSVINNLSINTVRDTDHLRDRNNGPSSSLNTTMPSNSAWSSIRASSHSGSLTSTAQSTSAARPSESKWSPGGGSVSNSSLAHELWKVPLSPKSLSVAAPSRPPPGLTSQKPSAASSGWDGSALRLGGWGSSDSTYAPGSSWGDSSSSGRTQWLVLKNLTPQIDGSTLRTLCMQHGPLITFHLNLPHGNAVVCYSSKDEAAKAQKSLHMCVLGNTTILAKFASEEEINRFFAQGQSLATPSSGWQAIGSSQSRMDQSHPFPSRAAEPSQWNSSDLHSSSLWGGPNYSSSLWGNPSGTEAGRISSPSPITSFLPVDHLTGSGDSM; this is translated from the exons ATGGCTCCCATTCGGGATTCCGTCAGCCATTCCCCTAATCAAACAG GTCTGGAACATCCTGGCTTGGACTCACAGTATGAGCCCTCTCCCTGGTCTTCTGGCTCTCCCTGCAGTAGTGACGGCAACAGCAACTGGGGAAAAGTGCTAGTGGACGGAAGCACAGACAAAGCCAACAACCCCTCCTCGACTCATTCGTCTGTCTGGCccccttcctcttcttccttctcttgttcctcctcctcttcctcttctggcTGTGGGTCAGGATCAGACCCCGAGTTGGCGTCAGAATGCATGGACGCGGACTCTAGCCCCTCGACTGGCTCAGAGAAAAACTTTGTCGCGATCGCTGTGACGACTGGGATGATGTCAGCAAATGCGTCATCCTCGGCGTCTTCTCCGACATTCACTCCCTCCTCTGCCATGATCGTTGGTGTTTCACTGAATGGAGACGGAAATGGCAATGGTCGTCAGGTTAATGGAGGACTTGGAACAATCTGCGGTGCAAATAACGGAAATAGCAACATTACTGGACCCCCGCACTTGTCTGTGGCTGGGTCCGGCAGTATTGACAGCAATAACATGGGTAACCACAACAAGCTTGTTAATAACAGCAGCGTTTGGGGCACCCAGCCAGGCAACACCGTAATGACTTCCAGCGGAAGCACCACCTACATGAATGGAGACTCGACTCCAAATACCATACACCCACATGCCAACCACGGTGCCTGGTCACAGAATCCAACCCCAAGCCCGTTGTCCCAGGCCCAACGGCCTCCACAGCCTCAGGGGATGAATTCAAAACTGGGTCTCGCACCCCAACAGGGCCCCTTGCTGGGATGGGGTGGTATGGCAGCTCCAGACAACGGCAGTATGATGGAAGACACAGAGGTGAATAATGGTACATCAAGCAGCAATGTGTTAGGAAGCAGCAACAGTGGAAATGGTGGCCTGCAGTCTGCCAACCTTATCACTGAATCAAATGGACCAAATAACACTATAACGatgaatactactactactactactaacgcAACAATGACCTCTAGCCCACCAAACTCTATCGCCTCACCCCAGATGAGCGGGGAATGTTCCTGGGGTTCCATTGGAGGAGGGAGTGGTGGTCTGCTGCCCAATGGAAACACTTCATCAGCCCCCCAGTGTCTCCAAGGAGAGACAGGGGGCCCTGGAACCTTCAGTACGCCTTGGGATGCATCTACCTATTCTGGAGATAAGGGTCCCCCAAATTCAGACACTGTGAACCCACAAACCCCTGCCTTAAGGCAGGCGGGGAACTCCCAAATGTCCTCTACTGCTGCTTTTAAGAGTAATAATAACCACCATAACACTGGCGCACCACGCTGGGATCAGGGGCCAGCTGGTAACCCAAATCAGTGGGGTGGGGGCGTCGGTTCAAATCAAATACCAGGCTCTATAGGACCGATGCCAGGAACTGTCAACCAAACTGCAATGGGCTCTGGTTTAGGAGTACCTCGCCCTTGGGGAAGCAGTgcatcttcttcctcctcttcctcgtctacATCTAACAAGATGTCCACTGCAGAGTGGGGAACAACCCATGGCGGCAACCACTCGGACGCTGAAAGTCATAAAGGAAGCACTGCTAACAACGGCTGGAAAAGCCTGGAGGATGATGCCATGGGCATGGGCGCTGGAGGACCTGGAAGTGCAAGCCTGGCAGGCGTAACAGGAGGCTGGGGTCGCTCTGGAGGAAGTGAGGGAAGCGGTGAGAGCTCTGGAGGCCAGTCCAGCTCGGATAGAGAGGGCAGTCTGTCCAAGGGAGGGAACCGAAGAAAAGCCAACAATGCAACACCATTCGCATCCGTTCCGAGTCGAACCGATGTGGATCCAAGGGTCCTGTCGAACACCGGATGGGGACAAACACCCATACGACAGAACACCGCCTGGGATGTCAATCCTCCTACCAACAATCAGCCGCTGGCTCCCAGAGCAGATGAAAGAAAGCATAGCTCTGGCTGGGGAACAGCAGTACCAacacaggcagctcccacccaGACCTCTGGAGGTTCAGGATGGGGAAGCGGTCCAGGTTGCACAAGCTCAGATACAGGAAGCACTGGTTGGGGGGATCAGAGATCAACTTCTGGGTGGGACAACAAGGGCCCAGCGAGTGGAGGTGGCTGGGATGATGGATCCAGTTACAAAGGGagcaacaacatcagcaaagatGACAG ATCCAATACTTGGACTAATGCGCCCAAACCACAGCAGAGCTGGGCCTCCAATAGTGGAAATGGAGATGAAGGCTGGTGCACTGGAGGAGATGGTGCCAGAGCAGGTTCTAACAACCACTGGGGAGATGCCCACAAAGGGGCCGGTTCAGTAGGCTGGGATAGCGACAGTGACCGCTCTGGTTCTGGATGCTGGAGCGAGCCAGGTcggaccaacaccagcagcagTAACACCTGGGGAGGAAGCGGAGGATCAAATACTCCAGACCAGAGCACTCCAAACCCTGGCTCTAATTGGGGCGACTCTGTCCACAAATccaaccttcaaaataagagccagGGTTGGGGGGAGCCAGTGAAGAACCAGCAGGGTGTCCAGAACTGGGGAGACGCCAATTCGAAGCCCTCTCATACTTCCAACGAGTGGGGGAAAGGTCCAGACTCCAACATGTCACGGGGCAACAACAAGCCTACAG GCTGGTTGGGTGGTCCCATCCCCACAGTGGGTCAAAAGGATGAAGCAGCAACTGGCTGGGAGGAGCCTTCTCCAGAGTCCATTCGTCGAAGGATGGAGATTGATGATGGAACTGCAGCTTGGGGAGATCCTG GTAAATACAATGGGGGAGCTGTGAACATGTGGAACAGAACTAGCCAGTCAGACCAGGACGGCATGAGTTCATCATCTCAACACCAATCTCACCCATCACATAGCTCGACACATCCTTCTCAGCCCATGCAGCCTCATGGCCAAGACAAAAGTGGCAGTTCTG GTTGGGGCGAGCCTTATCCGCAGCAGAAGGAGTCCTCAACATGGGGGGAACCCACTTCTGCGCCGCCTGTTACAGTGGACAATGGAACATCTGCCTGGGGGAAGCCAGTGGACAGTAACTCTGGCTGGGAGGAACCCACCCGGGATAACAGAGAACCTGCATCTGGATGGGGAGGGCGCCATAAGTCTG GTCTTGGTTCCAAGCCAATGGAGACCTGGTGTGGCGAGGATGTGTCTATGAGTAACAGTTGGGACCAGGAAGAGGAAGTAGAGATTGGCATGTGGACCAACAACCCACAGGACAACAGGTCACATGACCACAACACCTGGAACTACAAGCATAGAGGATCCAACAAG ATGAATAAACCAGTCAACAAAGCAGATGAGCCGTGGATGAAACCCTTCATGAATCACTTCAGCAACATGAGCTTTTCT CGGGACTCTGATGATTGCATGAAAACTGGCGTGGGAATGGTGCAGGATAAGCGCATGGACACCATGGGAGATTTTAATGGAGTAATGGGGAAGAACCTTGGGTCTCAACACCAGCTCCCCAAAGAGTCCACCATGGATCGCAGCTCTTATTACGACAAG CTGTCTGTCACCCTCTCAGCTTCTGATGAGCACTGCTCCAGTCAAAGCATGAGCATTTCACCTTCCAATTCCGCTCAGCCTATGCCATGTCCCGACTCTGGGCCGTCTCTTGCCCACTCTAGTCCTGGTGTTTCTCGGCAG AATGTAAACCCAATGTTGGGTGGCAGCAGCTTAGCACAAGGCCGTGGTGGACTGCACTCTCAGCTCCCTCATCCTAACTACCGTAACCAAGTGCCTCCTCCCATTCTACCCCCTCAG GTCCCTCCATCCCTGTTGAAATACTCAGGAGGCAATGGAGCCCTCAACCCTCTGCTAGGCCCTCAGCAGGTCGCTGTGCTTAACCAGCTCTCTCAGCTCAACCAGTTGTCTCAGCTCAACCAGCTGTCCCAGCTCAACCAGCTACAG CGTCTTctcctccagcagcagcagcagcaacaacagaaggCTCAGAGCCAGAGAGTCATGCCTGTGGGACGACCACCTGAGCag ACACGTCCTATTGGTTCATCTCCATCGATGATGCAGCCACCACGTCATCTAGACCCTTCTTTGCTGAAACAGTCCCCAGCCCTGAAACCATACCTGGAGAACTACTTGCCCCACAATAGCCCTGACATGCAGAAGGATGCTTCCACTCTTGGCTCCTTCAGCAACTTCCCTTTAA GCTTGAACTCTAACCTGAATGTATCCCTGGACATGGGTGTTGGTACTAATGCTGGCGGAGCTTTAGGCTACAAAGAGCCACCCCAGTCCAGACTGAAGAAACTGTGGGTTGCTGATCCTCTGGAGCAGAACAGCAAATCTG GTGCTATTTCGTCAGGGATGCGTCTGGAGGACTCCTTTTATGACTTCCTGTCCCCTGGCCCATCCCCCTTGAGTCCTGCCGGCCAATCAATGGGCTCAGTGGGAGATGGCTGGCCGTCCCGTGCCAACTCCCCCCCGCCCCATGGAAACACCGTCACCTGGCCCCAGG AGTTCCGACCTGGCGAACCTTGGAAAGTTTACCCCAACATTGACCCTGAGACTGACCCTTATGTGACTCCTGGTAGTGTCATCAATAACCTCTCCATCAACACCGTCCGTGACACAGACCACCTCAGGGACAGGAACAATG GGCCATCCTCATCACTAAACACCACGATGCCTTCTAACAGTGCCTGGTCATCCATTCGTGCCTCCAGCCACAGCGGTTCCCTCACCAGTACAGCACAAAGCACTTCAG CAGCCAGACCCAGTGAGTCAAAGTGGTCTCCCGGTGGTGGTTCTGTGTCTAACTCCTCTCTGGCCCACGAGCTGTGGAAGGTCCCCCTGTCTCCCAAGTCGCTGTCTGTGGCGGCCCCCTCCAGACCTCCGCCTGGCCTCACCAGTCAGAAGCCCAGCGCTGCCTCCTCTGGCTGGGATGGCTCCGCCCTGaggctcggtgggtggggctcCAGTGACTCCACCTACGCACCTG GTTCCAGTTGGGGCGACAGCAGCAGCTCAGGGAGAACTCAATGGCTCGTTCTGAAAAACCTCACACCTCAG ATTGACGGCTCTACTCTGAGGACTCTGTGTATGCAGCACGGCCCTCTGATCACATTCCACCTCAACCTGCCACATGGTAACGCTGTGGTGTGCTACAGCTCCAAGGATGAGGCAGCCAAGGCCCAAAAGAGCCTGCACAT gtgtgttttggggAACACTACTATCCTGGCCAAGTtcgccagcgaggaggaaatcAACCGTTTCTTTGCACAAGGGCAGTCATTGGCCACTCCCTCCTCGGGCTGGCAGGCCATTGGCTCCTCCCAGAGCAGGATGGATCAGTCCCACCCTTTTCCCAGCCGTGCTGCTGAACCCAGCCAATGGAACAGCAGCGACCTTCACAGCTCCTCCCTGTGGGGCGGGCCCAACTATTCCAGTAGCCTGTGGGGGAACCCCAGTGGCACCGAGGCAGGGAGAATCAGCAGCCCTTCTCCAATCACTTCCTTCCTCCCGGTGGATCACCTGACAGGCAGCGGAGACTCCATGTGA